The following are encoded in a window of Chryseobacterium sp. genomic DNA:
- a CDS encoding metal-dependent transcriptional regulator, translated as MRNTHTEENYLKAIFHLATETHSVTINELSKILDVKMPSVNNMMKKFAEKKWVIYENYKPLIITPLGMREAALVVRKHRLTEMFLVERMNFGWENVHEIAEQLEHVHSTLFFDKMDEILNYPKFDPHGEPIPDKDGNIIAQELKKLSSCKSGDSVVFKAVTYSDDDFLHYLNDRSIQLEMQLEIVKVENFDKSFLVNTPAGTVHLSSNATDKMLVK; from the coding sequence TTGAGAAACACCCATACTGAAGAGAATTACCTGAAGGCCATTTTCCACCTGGCTACGGAGACGCATAGCGTGACCATCAACGAGCTGAGCAAAATTCTGGATGTCAAAATGCCTTCAGTGAACAATATGATGAAGAAGTTTGCCGAGAAAAAATGGGTGATTTACGAAAATTATAAACCACTAATCATCACTCCTCTAGGCATGAGGGAAGCTGCCCTGGTGGTGCGCAAACACCGGCTTACCGAGATGTTTTTGGTGGAAAGGATGAATTTCGGCTGGGAAAATGTGCACGAAATCGCTGAACAGCTGGAACATGTGCACTCCACCCTCTTTTTCGACAAGATGGACGAAATCCTGAACTATCCCAAATTTGACCCGCATGGCGAACCCATTCCGGATAAGGACGGTAATATCATCGCTCAGGAACTTAAGAAACTGAGTTCCTGTAAAAGCGGGGATTCTGTGGTTTTTAAAGCAGTAACTTATTCGGACGATGACTTCCTGCATTATCTGAATGACAGGAGTATACAGCTGGAAATGCAGTTGGAGATAGTTAAAGTTGAAAATTTCGATAAATCTTTTCTGGTGAATACACCCGCAGGAACCGTACACCTCAGCTCCAACGCAACGGACAAGATGCTTGTAAAATAA
- a CDS encoding DUF2326 domain-containing protein, with product MLVEIKNINFTDKKIIFSQGLNTVLGDSLSSNSIGKSTLLMIIDFVFGGDSFLSKDSGTVKELGHQTFNFQFQFNNKNYFYSRNTEFSNLVRICDENYNHLADLKTDDYLKELKGLYNISLDLSFRSIVSVYSRVWGKENNNVDKPLQSYLKQSEKESIEVLIKLFNSYESISKLNEQIKIKSEQKRAIDASHKQNFVSKINKTQYNENQNELKRISSSIDAIKENLLSFVVNVEELTSKELIDLKIKKSELIKRQAEISNKIERIELNLNKKSVKSQYFKKLSEFIPSTNEEKLQEIENFHNKISEILNRELIASKAKLEEEFSLYETEINNVSIKINQLLENIESPKFVIDKLHDLTIQEENIKRTNKFYVEKIETTNIIKELGVSLDNSIHSILVDISSQINTELIRINEIIHSKDKKVPYLKLKINSYTYNHSGDDGTGKSYSDLIEFDLAILNLTQLPFLIHDSPFFKNIGDLVMENIINFYSKFEKQIFISIDGISKYSNTTQQILVKNKSIQLSDKHQLFIKDWRKK from the coding sequence ATGCTAGTAGAAATTAAAAATATAAACTTCACAGATAAAAAAATTATCTTCTCACAAGGGCTGAATACAGTTCTGGGTGATAGTTTATCGTCAAATTCTATTGGCAAATCAACCCTTTTAATGATAATTGATTTTGTTTTTGGAGGTGATTCATTCCTAAGCAAAGATTCTGGCACAGTTAAAGAATTAGGACATCAGACGTTCAATTTTCAGTTTCAATTTAATAACAAAAATTATTTTTATTCTAGAAATACAGAATTCTCAAATCTCGTAAGGATTTGTGATGAAAATTACAATCACTTAGCTGATTTAAAAACAGATGATTATTTAAAGGAACTTAAAGGCTTATACAATATTTCTTTAGATTTATCTTTTAGATCAATAGTAAGTGTTTATTCAAGAGTTTGGGGAAAAGAAAACAATAATGTAGATAAGCCTTTGCAATCTTATTTGAAACAGTCTGAAAAAGAATCTATTGAAGTTTTGATTAAATTATTTAACTCATATGAATCTATATCAAAACTGAATGAACAAATTAAAATAAAATCTGAACAAAAAAGAGCTATTGATGCTAGTCACAAACAGAATTTTGTTTCAAAAATCAATAAAACACAATATAATGAAAACCAGAATGAACTTAAGAGAATAAGTTCCTCAATAGATGCTATCAAAGAAAATCTCCTGAGTTTTGTTGTAAATGTAGAGGAATTGACAAGTAAGGAGCTTATTGATTTAAAAATTAAAAAATCTGAGTTAATAAAAAGACAAGCTGAAATAAGTAATAAAATCGAAAGAATTGAACTTAATCTGAACAAAAAAAGCGTAAAAAGTCAATATTTTAAAAAACTTTCTGAATTTATTCCTTCAACTAATGAAGAAAAATTGCAAGAAATTGAAAATTTCCATAACAAGATTAGTGAAATTTTGAATAGAGAGTTAATTGCTTCTAAAGCAAAATTAGAAGAGGAATTTTCACTTTATGAAACTGAAATTAATAATGTTAGTATAAAAATAAATCAATTATTAGAAAATATTGAAAGTCCAAAGTTTGTAATAGACAAACTTCACGATTTAACGATTCAAGAAGAAAACATTAAACGCACTAATAAATTTTATGTTGAAAAAATTGAAACTACAAATATTATTAAAGAACTTGGCGTATCATTAGATAATTCAATTCATTCTATATTAGTTGATATTTCAAGTCAAATAAATACCGAATTAATCAGAATAAATGAAATAATTCATTCTAAGGATAAGAAAGTTCCTTATCTCAAATTAAAAATAAATTCATACACATATAACCATTCAGGAGATGATGGAACAGGAAAATCCTATTCTGACTTAATTGAATTTGATTTAGCTATTTTAAACCTTACCCAATTACCATTTTTAATTCACGATTCTCCTTTCTTTAAAAATATTGGAGACTTAGTTATGGAAAATATTATAAATTTCTATAGTAAATTTGAAAAGCAAATTTTTATTTCAATTGATGGAATCAGCAAATATTCTAATACTACACAACAAATATTAGTCAAAAACAAATCGATTCAATTATCCGATAAACACCAATTATTCATAAAAGATTGGAGAAAAAAATAA
- a CDS encoding ABC-three component system protein yields the protein MKICASIAPPSQIPENVSGNAKNKVTIKNLSNPRRKFTENEKLVLYSEVGGVCPLCSNDLMYEKSKTKNKNFEIAHIYPLNPKPEELIVLKDVKRLNSDINHLDNLLCLCNGCHTKFDNPRTKEEYEELFTLKSGLIKLAKEKKLWSNSTLENEISELINCLVTTDFVFTNGDILSYNPKTITEKTNATITVLTKRKIERNVQDYFSFINFKFSEIDKIKPTTTETISTQIKLHYLKLKKEIPDYNQKEVFDAMVNWFQITSQNSSKEACEIIVSYFIQNCEVFE from the coding sequence TTGAAGATTTGTGCTTCGATTGCCCCACCATCGCAAATCCCCGAAAACGTTAGTGGCAATGCTAAAAACAAAGTAACCATAAAGAATTTGAGTAACCCTAGAAGAAAGTTTACTGAGAATGAAAAGTTAGTTCTGTATTCAGAAGTGGGAGGAGTATGTCCATTATGTTCTAACGATTTAATGTACGAAAAAAGCAAGACTAAAAATAAAAATTTTGAAATTGCTCACATTTATCCATTAAATCCTAAGCCTGAAGAGTTGATAGTTTTAAAAGATGTAAAAAGATTGAATTCAGACATAAATCATTTAGACAATTTACTTTGTTTATGTAATGGTTGTCATACCAAATTTGATAATCCTAGAACAAAGGAGGAATATGAAGAGTTGTTTACATTAAAATCAGGCTTGATTAAACTCGCAAAAGAAAAAAAACTTTGGTCAAATAGCACATTAGAAAACGAAATTTCTGAATTGATTAATTGTTTAGTTACAACAGATTTTGTGTTTACAAATGGAGATATATTATCATATAATCCTAAAACAATAACGGAAAAAACAAATGCAACGATTACAGTTCTAACTAAAAGGAAGATTGAAAGAAATGTTCAAGACTATTTTAGCTTTATTAATTTTAAATTTTCAGAAATTGACAAAATCAAACCAACTACTACTGAAACTATATCAACTCAAATAAAGCTTCATTATTTAAAATTAAAAAAAGAAATACCTGATTATAACCAAAAAGAAGTATTTGATGCTATGGTAAATTGGTTCCAAATAACATCTCAAAATAGTTCAAAAGAGGCGTGCGAGATAATTGTTTCATATTTTATTCAAAATTGTGAAGTATTCGAATGA
- a CDS encoding DUF1963 domain-containing protein, which produces MNNISFQNQIDEIIKENFPHLKQLKNLLQPTLIFNLGEKIETENTKLNELNFLGKISFSEIKEIWEEKIPNGDLLFYLKKSIDHYPITKNDYKVIFHKNANTESSRIVEFNIDISKSYTIPSYQENIILDSNINEQYREEIEEIITETNSQINNYEYDFAHQIFGNPQAIQGTVKFHWALNYLGFPLKSDYSEFELNKIKQEEENLILLLQLNLSDPKIEFEVFGDSVLYFGIHKTDFVNENFENIILEVQNT; this is translated from the coding sequence ATGAACAATATCTCGTTTCAAAATCAAATAGATGAAATAATCAAGGAAAATTTTCCTCACTTAAAACAATTAAAAAATCTTCTTCAACCAACTTTGATTTTTAACTTAGGAGAGAAAATTGAAACTGAAAATACCAAACTAAATGAATTAAATTTTCTGGGAAAAATTAGTTTTTCGGAAATAAAAGAAATTTGGGAAGAAAAAATACCAAATGGAGATTTGCTCTTCTATCTAAAGAAATCAATTGATCATTATCCTATAACTAAAAATGATTATAAAGTAATATTTCACAAAAATGCTAACACTGAATCCTCTAGAATTGTAGAATTCAATATTGACATTTCAAAAAGCTATACAATTCCTTCATATCAAGAAAATATTATATTAGATTCTAATATTAATGAGCAATATCGTGAAGAAATAGAAGAAATAATTACTGAAACAAATAGTCAAATCAATAATTACGAATATGATTTCGCACACCAGATCTTTGGAAATCCACAAGCAATACAAGGAACTGTAAAATTTCATTGGGCATTAAATTATCTTGGATTTCCTTTAAAAAGTGATTACTCGGAATTTGAATTGAATAAAATCAAGCAAGAAGAAGAAAATCTAATTCTTTTGTTACAACTAAATTTATCTGATCCTAAAATAGAATTTGAAGTTTTTGGTGACAGTGTTTTATATTTTGGAATACATAAAACTGATTTTGTAAACGAGAATTTTGAAAATATAATCTTGGAAGTACAAAACACTTAA
- a CDS encoding DUF3703 domain-containing protein gives MKFYWSMPAGLKVYFNDEVKSYGQQMKIGNLPAAWRHLERAHVLGQSWPREHNYSHWLMLKFGIKIKDRREIIGQIPRLLVGGVKSFVGKIPVGNTGGANVPPLRPMEIPKDLALVLYRYKKP, from the coding sequence ATGAAATTCTACTGGAGTATGCCGGCAGGGCTTAAAGTATATTTTAATGATGAAGTTAAGTCCTACGGGCAGCAAATGAAAATTGGTAATCTGCCTGCGGCCTGGCGGCATTTGGAGCGGGCACACGTGTTGGGACAGTCCTGGCCCCGTGAGCACAATTACAGCCACTGGCTGATGCTTAAATTTGGGATTAAGATAAAAGACCGCCGTGAAATCATCGGACAGATTCCCAGACTCCTTGTGGGTGGCGTAAAATCTTTTGTAGGGAAAATACCCGTCGGAAATACCGGTGGAGCCAATGTCCCACCGCTCAGACCCATGGAAATCCCGAAGGATCTGGCCTTAGTCCTGTACAGGTATAAAAAACCTTAG
- a CDS encoding IS110 family transposase: protein MKNFKFYLGIDVSKLSLDYCLLDEQCTIVEKGKISNLTEALKKLFFHINAQYVKDCPILTVFENTGIYSNPLARFLHENGWHYAEVSALEIKRSKGLSRGKSDRVDARQIALYGLRNRDKTVVSSGPETLHQQLKILNTEREKILSAINSFSRTSEAEDFLGREVYRVVKAINRQTMSALKKQLAALDEKIGQLIRSDEDLKHKQELLKSIPGIGEIGSIYFLLVTKGFTRFKNWRKFACYCGIAPFEYSSGTSIRGRNRVNPLADKKMKSLLHLLSLTSIRHDEELKLYFNRKKEEGKHSLLALNNVKCKLVSRIFAVIKRDTPYVKTHQYYS from the coding sequence ATGAAAAATTTTAAATTTTATCTGGGGATAGACGTTTCCAAGCTCAGTTTGGATTATTGTCTGCTGGACGAACAGTGCACAATTGTTGAGAAAGGCAAAATAAGCAATCTTACGGAAGCGTTAAAAAAGCTCTTTTTCCACATTAATGCACAGTATGTGAAGGATTGTCCGATTCTGACAGTGTTTGAAAATACCGGGATTTATTCCAATCCCTTAGCTCGCTTTTTACACGAAAACGGATGGCATTATGCGGAAGTATCCGCATTGGAAATCAAGCGTTCCAAAGGTCTTTCCCGAGGCAAGAGCGACCGTGTTGATGCCAGGCAGATTGCACTGTATGGCTTGAGAAACCGTGATAAAACTGTGGTTAGTTCAGGTCCGGAAACACTCCACCAGCAATTAAAAATTCTAAATACGGAACGCGAAAAAATACTTTCTGCCATCAACAGCTTTTCCCGGACTTCGGAGGCGGAGGATTTTCTGGGACGCGAGGTGTACAGGGTGGTCAAAGCCATCAACAGGCAGACCATGAGCGCTCTGAAGAAGCAGCTGGCCGCTCTGGATGAAAAGATTGGTCAGCTGATCCGCAGTGATGAAGATTTAAAGCATAAACAGGAACTTTTAAAAAGCATTCCCGGTATTGGCGAAATCGGATCGATTTATTTCTTGCTCGTAACGAAAGGATTTACCCGTTTCAAAAACTGGAGAAAATTCGCCTGCTACTGTGGGATTGCTCCCTTTGAGTACAGTTCGGGTACCAGCATTCGGGGGCGGAACCGCGTCAATCCTTTGGCCGACAAAAAGATGAAGTCGCTGCTGCATCTGCTTTCGCTTACCTCCATCCGTCACGATGAGGAACTCAAGCTGTACTTTAACCGCAAGAAAGAAGAGGGCAAACATAGCCTTTTGGCACTGAACAATGTGAAATGTAAATTGGTAAGCAGAATATTTGCGGTTATCAAAAGAGATACGCCTTACGTGAAAACCCACCAATACTACTCCTGA
- a CDS encoding CPBP family intramembrane glutamic endopeptidase yields MKDNTINFKRILIFLVIAISLSNIFRFDIFGTKEILEILPTWIYLLSVILLEGSGVFIGALIAIYLLRKKQKTEISFFGTSKRKGLLMSLIPIILLAIIGVKNEYGINVNLYGLIVVLGSLIYCIMEEFGWRGYLQEELKDIKPIKRYLLIGFIWYFWHLSFLTKATLSENLFFLGILLFGSWGIGQVAESTKSILASSCFHLIIQIMMFNSLIKDGLDGTQKLIILGVSIFIWIIILGRWKKENELKLLNEKQSPNR; encoded by the coding sequence ATGAAAGATAATACAATTAATTTTAAACGAATATTAATTTTTTTAGTAATAGCTATTTCACTTTCCAATATATTTAGATTTGACATTTTTGGAACAAAAGAAATTTTGGAAATATTACCAACTTGGATTTATTTACTTTCTGTAATATTGCTTGAAGGAAGTGGGGTTTTTATAGGAGCTTTAATTGCCATTTACTTACTTCGTAAAAAACAGAAAACTGAAATTTCATTTTTTGGAACATCAAAAAGAAAAGGTCTGTTAATGTCCTTAATTCCAATAATATTATTGGCAATTATCGGAGTAAAGAATGAATACGGTATAAATGTAAATTTGTACGGCTTAATTGTTGTCTTGGGAAGTTTGATTTATTGCATTATGGAAGAGTTTGGCTGGCGTGGATATTTACAAGAAGAACTTAAAGACATTAAGCCTATAAAACGATATTTGCTAATAGGCTTCATTTGGTACTTTTGGCATTTGTCTTTTCTGACAAAAGCGACTTTATCTGAAAATCTATTTTTTCTCGGTATCTTGTTATTTGGAAGTTGGGGAATTGGACAAGTTGCAGAATCGACTAAATCTATTTTGGCAAGTTCCTGTTTTCATTTAATAATCCAAATAATGATGTTTAATTCATTAATCAAAGATGGACTAGATGGAACTCAAAAACTAATTATTTTAGGCGTTTCAATTTTTATATGGATAATTATTCTCGGAAGATGGAAAAAAGAAAATGAGTTGAAATTACTAAACGAAAAGCAAAGCCCGAACCGCTAA
- a CDS encoding threonine aldolase family protein, with amino-acid sequence MKYSFKNDYAEGAHPRILEALVRTNLQQQNGYGSDEFSRAAEQLILDVSKSPHSRVHFVSGGTQANIIVISALLRPHESVIAADTGHIFTNESGAIEATGHKVHGVPTADGKLRAQDVQNVLDQHTNKPHQLKQKMVYISNATEVGTFYTKSELQELSDFCRRQELCLFMDGARLGNALTAEGSDLTLEHVARLTDVYYLGGTKNGALLGEAIVINKTSLQDEFGFHIKQKGGMLAKGRLLGIQFQELLRDNLYFDLARHANTQAMRIKKVFQQAGCIFLSETFTNQIFPVLTHTQIEKLSTHFDFYVWKKINADQSAIRIITSWATTEESVEAFIREIGELGHE; translated from the coding sequence ATGAAGTATTCATTCAAAAATGATTATGCCGAAGGCGCTCATCCACGTATTCTGGAGGCACTTGTAAGGACAAACCTGCAGCAGCAGAACGGATATGGTTCAGACGAATTCAGTCGGGCTGCAGAACAGCTGATCCTTGATGTAAGCAAAAGTCCCCATTCTCGCGTGCATTTTGTTTCCGGAGGAACGCAGGCCAACATTATTGTCATTTCTGCCCTGCTAAGGCCGCACGAAAGTGTAATCGCAGCAGACACAGGTCATATTTTCACCAATGAAAGCGGTGCCATAGAAGCCACCGGACATAAAGTTCACGGCGTTCCTACAGCTGACGGAAAACTGCGTGCGCAGGATGTCCAAAACGTGCTGGATCAGCATACCAATAAACCGCACCAGCTGAAGCAGAAGATGGTTTACATCTCCAATGCCACCGAAGTGGGTACATTCTATACAAAAAGTGAACTGCAGGAACTTTCTGACTTTTGCCGCCGGCAGGAGCTCTGCCTTTTTATGGACGGTGCACGTTTGGGAAATGCTTTAACTGCTGAAGGCAGCGATCTCACTCTTGAACATGTAGCCCGGCTTACCGATGTTTATTATTTGGGCGGAACCAAGAACGGCGCTTTGCTGGGCGAGGCCATCGTCATCAACAAAACCTCTTTGCAGGATGAATTTGGCTTCCACATCAAACAGAAAGGTGGAATGCTGGCCAAAGGCCGCCTTCTGGGCATACAGTTTCAGGAACTTTTGCGCGATAATTTGTATTTCGATCTCGCACGGCATGCCAACACCCAGGCTATGCGGATAAAAAAGGTATTTCAGCAGGCCGGCTGTATTTTTCTGTCAGAAACTTTTACCAATCAGATTTTCCCTGTACTCACTCACACTCAGATAGAAAAACTGTCCACCCATTTTGATTTTTATGTGTGGAAAAAAATAAATGCGGATCAATCTGCTATAAGGATTATTACGTCCTGGGCCACCACAGAAGAAAGTGTGGAGGCATTCATCCGGGAAATTGGAGAATTAGGTCACGAATAA
- a CDS encoding ABC-three component system middle component 7, whose product MIYPNKHIKVEESIIYKMTALLEDYNLKVIGINELYNKTKHKFNNIDEFIYSLDVLYLLDIININFELELITYASRN is encoded by the coding sequence ATGATATATCCAAACAAACATATAAAAGTAGAAGAATCAATTATTTACAAAATGACTGCATTGTTGGAAGATTACAACTTAAAAGTTATTGGGATAAATGAACTTTACAACAAAACAAAACACAAATTCAACAACATCGATGAGTTTATCTATTCTTTAGATGTTCTTTATCTTCTTGATATAATTAATATAAATTTTGAATTAGAATTAATTACTTATGCTAGTAGAAATTAA
- a CDS encoding tetratricopeptide repeat protein: MKKIFLSLALVSLTFATAQKKEIANAVKAVESNDFAGATAQIAAAESAIGGKTQLLEPALLEQYYYAKGLALLKTGKSTEGAAYLSRINDLGKSDIYVGKEGKSKVYFVGKAAADASGISGLKAEKFSTTTSDKLAVAINPLIQSSNKAAIDAYNAKNYAVAGAKFRESYDLLKAAGQVNGQLLYNSALSYAYARDNDKALEGFGELINSGYTGVQTTYTAREKSTGKTIDLDKATWETLKKSPDYSDFKTEMSPSIEAELYETYANILSDAGKYDEAIAFIEKGLKKFPTSVRLSELQSHAYYKAGKTAEFAASLKSYLAKNPNDAVSWYNLGVLQSKDPALKNDAESAFKKAIDLDAKMINAYQNLAYLIMGDDDTTITQYETLRKAGKVDEANKVMDARRERFKSAIPVVEKWHQAHPDNLDAVTLLKGMYQTTRNEAKHKEFKAKEDALKAKAK; encoded by the coding sequence ATGAAAAAAATATTTTTAAGCCTTGCGTTGGTCTCGCTGACTTTCGCAACCGCGCAAAAAAAGGAAATAGCCAATGCGGTAAAGGCGGTGGAATCCAATGATTTTGCCGGAGCCACTGCGCAGATTGCTGCAGCGGAGTCTGCAATAGGCGGCAAGACCCAGTTGCTGGAACCCGCACTTTTGGAGCAGTATTACTACGCTAAAGGGTTAGCGCTGTTAAAAACAGGAAAATCGACAGAAGGTGCAGCCTACCTTTCCAGGATTAATGATTTGGGAAAATCGGATATCTATGTGGGCAAGGAAGGTAAAAGCAAAGTATACTTTGTTGGAAAAGCTGCGGCGGATGCTTCAGGCATCAGCGGTCTGAAAGCAGAAAAGTTTTCCACAACCACATCAGATAAACTCGCGGTGGCGATTAATCCATTGATACAGTCCAGTAATAAGGCTGCAATAGATGCTTACAACGCTAAAAATTATGCCGTCGCAGGAGCTAAATTCCGTGAATCATATGACTTGCTCAAGGCCGCCGGACAGGTTAATGGTCAGCTTCTGTATAATTCCGCTCTTAGCTACGCATATGCCCGTGATAATGATAAAGCGCTGGAAGGCTTTGGTGAGCTCATCAACTCCGGATATACAGGCGTTCAAACAACATATACGGCCAGGGAGAAATCTACAGGAAAAACCATCGACTTAGACAAAGCGACTTGGGAGACACTTAAGAAAAGTCCTGATTACAGTGATTTTAAGACCGAAATGTCGCCAAGTATAGAAGCTGAACTATATGAAACATATGCCAATATTTTGTCTGATGCAGGGAAGTACGACGAAGCTATCGCATTTATTGAGAAAGGTTTGAAGAAGTTCCCTACCAGTGTACGGTTGTCAGAATTACAAAGTCATGCATATTATAAGGCTGGTAAAACGGCGGAATTTGCTGCCTCGCTAAAAAGTTACCTCGCCAAAAATCCAAATGATGCGGTAAGTTGGTACAATCTGGGTGTACTACAGAGCAAAGACCCGGCTCTAAAAAACGATGCCGAAAGCGCTTTTAAGAAAGCGATTGATCTGGATGCAAAAATGATAAATGCCTATCAGAATCTTGCGTACTTAATTATGGGAGACGACGATACCACAATCACACAATATGAAACTTTAAGGAAAGCAGGAAAGGTAGATGAGGCAAATAAAGTAATGGATGCCAGACGCGAACGTTTTAAATCCGCGATTCCAGTTGTGGAAAAATGGCACCAGGCTCATCCTGATAACCTGGATGCAGTAACTCTGTTAAAAGGTATGTATCAGACAACCCGTAACGAAGCCAAGCATAAAGAATTCAAAGCCAAGGAAGATGCTTTGAAAGCTAAAGCAAAATAA